The proteins below come from a single Corylus avellana chromosome ca3, CavTom2PMs-1.0 genomic window:
- the LOC132174811 gene encoding vignain, with the protein MKFFWVPLLLAALVLGVAEAFDFHEKDLGSEESLWDLYERWRSHHTVSSNLDEKHKRFNVFRENVMHVHNTNKMDKPYKLKLNKFADMTNHEFRSTYAGSKVKHHRMFRGRQLGSRSFMYENEDTVPPSVDWRKKGAVTAVKDQGHCGSCWAFSTVVAVEGVNQIKTNKLVSLSEQELIDCDTEKNEGCNGGLMEYAFEFIKQKGGINIETNYPYKATDGTCDASKENSPVVSIDGHENVPANDENALLKAAANQPVSVAIDAGGSDFQFYSEGVYTGKCGTELDHGVAVVGYGITLDGTKYWIVKNSWGAEWGEKGYIRMQRGISEKEGLCGIAMEASYPIKNKSNNPLGPSISYPSKDEL; encoded by the exons GGTGGCTGAGGCTTTTGATTTTCATGAGAAGGATTTGGGGTCCGAGGAAAGTTTGTGGGATTTGTATGAGAGGTGGAGGAGCCACCACACGGTCTCCTCGAACCTTGATGAGAAGCACAAGCGCTTCAATGTATTCAGGGAGAATGTTATGCATGTTCATAATACCAACAAGATGGACAAGCCTTATAAGCTGAAGTTGAACAAGTTTGCAGACATGACTAACCATGAGTTTAGGAGCACTTATGCAGGGTCCAAGGTTAAGCACCACAGGATGTTCCGAGGAAGGCAACTTGGAAGTCGGAGCTTCATGTACGAGAATGAGGACACAGTTCCCCCCTCTGTTGATTGGAGGAAGAAAGGTGCCGTGACCGCTGTCAAGGACCAAGGCCATTGTG GTAGTTGCTGGGCCTTTTCAACCGTTGTAGCAGTAGAGGGTGTTAATCAAATCAAGACCAATAAGCTAGTTTCTTTGTCTGAGCAAGAGTTGATAGATTGTGACACTGAAAAAAATGAAGGCTGCAATGGAGGGTTAATGGAATATGCCTTTGAGTTTATCAAGCAAAAGGGGGGCATAAACATAGAAACTAATTACCCTTACAAAGCGACAGACGGAACTTGTGATGCTTCCAAG GAAAATTCTCCAGTGGTGTCAATTGATGGGCATGAGAATGTGCCTGCTAACGACGAGAACGCATTGCTTAAAGCAGCTGCAAATCAACCTGTATCTGTGGCCATAGATGCTGGAGGTTCTGATTTCCAGTTCTATTCGGAG GGGGTGTATACTGGAAAATGTGGGACAGAGCTGGATCATGGAGTTGCTGTTGTGGGATATGGAATAACCCTCGATGGAACCAAATACTGGATAGTGAAGAACTCCTGGGGAGCAGAATGGGGAGAGAAGGGTTACATAAGGATGCAGCGTGGCATCTCTGAGAAGGAGGGGCTGTGTGGTATTGCAATGGAGGCTTCATATCCCATAAAGAACAAGTCAAATAACCCTCTAGGACCTTCAATATCCTATCCTTCTAAAGACGAACTGTAA
- the LOC132174812 gene encoding peptide methionine sulfoxide reductase-like — MAAISDNIGNNHNPALDPDTDAPNNPGHEFAQFGAGCFWGVELAFQRVVGVVKTEVGYSQGHVPDPNYKLVCSGTTNHVEVVRVQFDPEVCPYTNLLSLFWARHDPTTQDRQGGDVGAQYRSGIYYYNETQASLAQESKEAKQLDLKDKKIVTEILPEKRFYRAEEYHQQYLEKGGGKGLNQSAEKGCTDPIRCYG, encoded by the exons ATGGCCGCCATTTCTGACAATATTGGCAACAACCACAATCCTGCTCTTGATCCAGATACGGATGCTCCGAACAATCCGGGTCACGAGTTCGCCCAGTTCGGAGCCGGGTGCTTCTGGGGAGTGGAGCTGGCGTTTCAGCGAGTGGTCGGCGTGGTGAAGACGGAGGTTGGGTACTCCCAGGGCCACGTCCCGGATCCTAACTACAAGCTCGTGTGCTCCGGAACCACCAACCACGTGGAGGTGGTGCGGGTCCAGTTCGACCCGGAAGTTTGCCCCTACACCAatctgctctctctcttttgggCTCGCCACGATCCCACAACCCAGGATCGCCAG GGTGGTGATGTGGGAGCACAATATCGATCAGGAATATACTACTACAATGAGACCCAAGCTAGTTTAGCCCAGGAATCAAAGGAAGCTAAGCAGTTGGATTTGAAGGATAAGAAGATTGTGACAGAAATTCTTCCAGAAAAGAGATTTTATAGGGCAGAGGAGTATCATCAACAATATCTGGAAAAGGGTGGAGGTAAAGGCTTAAATCAGTCTGCTGAAAAGGGTTGCACTGACCCTATCAGATGCTACGGTTGA